A genome region from Clostridium sp. JN-9 includes the following:
- a CDS encoding dihydrofolate reductase yields the protein MKAIVAVDLNWGIGCGGRLLQSIPEDMKFFKQMTLGKVVVMGRETFESFPLKNPLKDRVNIVLSKNESFNDDRVIICRSVNEVFEKIKRYPMNDVFVIGGESIYSQFLPYCTEAYVTKIQNTYPADKYFANLDKESGWALVSVSELKNYNNIQYSFNKYVNNIGKRNNGEQNK from the coding sequence AGCTATTGTTGCTGTAGACTTGAATTGGGGAATTGGCTGTGGAGGCAGATTATTGCAGTCAATTCCGGAAGATATGAAGTTCTTCAAACAAATGACATTGGGGAAAGTTGTGGTTATGGGAAGGGAAACATTTGAATCTTTTCCTTTGAAAAATCCTCTGAAGGACAGAGTAAATATTGTGCTTAGTAAAAATGAAAGCTTTAATGATGACAGAGTGATTATATGCCGTTCGGTTAATGAAGTATTTGAAAAGATAAAGAGATATCCAATGAATGATGTATTTGTAATAGGAGGAGAGTCAATATACTCTCAGTTTTTACCATACTGTACAGAAGCCTATGTTACAAAAATACAAAACACATATCCTGCTGATAAGTACTTTGCTAACCTGGATAAAGAAAGCGGCTGGGCATTAGTATCTGTTAGCGAATTAAAAAATTATAATAATATACAATACAGTTTTAATAAATATGTAAACAATATAGGAAAGAGGAATAATGGTGAACAAAACAAATAA